From Rudanella lutea DSM 19387, a single genomic window includes:
- a CDS encoding voltage-gated chloride channel family protein, producing the protein MAARLFSVASLTALARWAPALVFMARWLVICTLLSVGVGSASALFLVALDWATHWRESNPWIVALLPLGGFLIGLMYHYWGRSVEGGNNLLLETIHRPRSPIPFRMAPLILIGTVGTHLFGGSAGREGTALQLGGAIADRLTPVFRLRPRDRRLLLIAGISAGFGSVFGTPLAGAIFGLEVFLVGRLSYEALFPAFAAAIGADYVTRWWQVGHTHYHIPAVPDLTPAYALYAALAGLAFGATALLFGTLTHGIGRVFKARLAFAPLRPLVGGLLVAGAVWALGSTRYIGLGVPVIVESFEQPLSPLDFILKILFTALTLGAGFKGGEVTPLFFIGATLGSALSAWLPLPTALLAGMGFVAVFAGAANTPLACILMALELFGAACGPYVAIACVVAYLCTGHRGIYGAQVIGQAKQLRWGRQQGQRLTDLTRPKP; encoded by the coding sequence ATGGCGGCTCGTCTTTTTTCGGTTGCTTCCCTGACGGCCCTGGCCCGATGGGCTCCCGCACTCGTTTTCATGGCCCGGTGGCTGGTTATCTGCACACTTCTTTCGGTGGGTGTCGGGTCCGCTTCGGCCTTGTTTCTCGTGGCCCTCGACTGGGCCACCCACTGGCGCGAATCAAACCCCTGGATAGTTGCCCTGCTACCCCTCGGCGGCTTCCTGATCGGGCTGATGTACCACTACTGGGGGCGTTCGGTAGAAGGCGGCAACAACCTGCTGCTCGAAACCATTCACCGGCCCCGGTCGCCCATTCCGTTTCGGATGGCACCGCTCATTCTGATCGGCACGGTAGGCACGCACCTGTTTGGCGGCTCGGCCGGGCGCGAGGGTACGGCCCTGCAACTGGGCGGGGCTATTGCCGACCGGCTTACGCCCGTGTTTCGCCTGCGCCCCCGCGATCGTCGGCTCCTGCTCATTGCGGGCATCAGTGCGGGGTTCGGCTCGGTGTTTGGAACTCCGCTGGCCGGGGCCATATTTGGCTTAGAAGTGTTTCTGGTGGGTCGGCTGAGCTACGAAGCCCTGTTTCCGGCCTTTGCTGCGGCTATTGGGGCCGATTACGTTACGCGGTGGTGGCAGGTTGGGCATACCCATTACCACATCCCGGCCGTGCCCGATCTCACACCGGCCTACGCGCTGTATGCCGCCCTGGCGGGCCTTGCCTTTGGTGCAACGGCCCTTCTGTTCGGCACCCTGACCCACGGTATTGGTCGGGTGTTCAAAGCCCGGCTGGCGTTTGCGCCCCTCCGGCCGCTGGTGGGAGGTCTGCTGGTGGCCGGAGCCGTGTGGGCCCTCGGCAGTACGCGCTACATTGGTCTGGGCGTGCCGGTTATTGTCGAATCATTTGAACAGCCCCTTTCCCCCCTCGATTTCATCCTTAAAATTCTGTTTACCGCCCTCACGCTCGGTGCTGGTTTCAAAGGAGGTGAGGTAACGCCCTTATTTTTCATCGGGGCCACACTGGGCAGTGCCCTCTCGGCCTGGCTCCCCCTGCCCACGGCCCTGCTGGCCGGTATGGGCTTTGTGGCCGTATTTGCGGGGGCTGCCAATACGCCCCTGGCCTGTATTCTGATGGCGCTCGAACTATTTGGTGCCGCCTGCGGCCCCTACGTGGCCATTGCCTGTGTGGTGGCGTATCTATGTACCGGGCACCGGGGCATCTACGGTGCGCAGGTCATTGGGCAGGCCAAACAGCTGCGATGGGGCCGGCAACAGGGGCAGCGACTGACCGACCTGACCCGGCCGAAGCCCTGA
- a CDS encoding glycosyltransferase family 2 protein → MKKPYLSVVVGVYNEAGNIAPLIGQLSAALEPVDYELIYVNDGSTDATLAELKATTHGRLTVLDLQKNYGQSLALAAGIDAATGAFIVTMDGDGQNDPTDILRMLETAERQDVDLVMGIRQARQDGFWLRKLPSQLANALVRWVLKAPVQDNGCGIKLFRAELAKSIGLYGEMHRFVGVLAYLEGARIVQVPVRHHARTIGQSKYGLSRTFRVLSDLIYLYFLKRYRHKPMHLFGGLSLLLAVVGVLLWVGQGLGFRPESFSPVTLGAVAILGSLQLAGMGLLAEMQLRTYHESQGKKPYRVRRVFRASAGSGRSVAAPVAGPIAAVWPAQ, encoded by the coding sequence ATGAAAAAACCATATCTCTCGGTTGTTGTGGGGGTGTACAACGAGGCTGGCAACATTGCCCCGCTGATTGGTCAGTTGAGCGCGGCTCTCGAACCCGTCGATTACGAGCTGATTTATGTGAATGATGGCTCGACTGATGCCACGTTGGCCGAGCTGAAGGCCACGACCCACGGACGTCTGACGGTACTTGATCTGCAAAAAAACTACGGGCAAAGTCTGGCTCTGGCTGCCGGTATCGACGCAGCCACGGGGGCCTTTATCGTCACGATGGACGGCGATGGCCAAAACGACCCGACCGATATTCTGCGGATGCTCGAAACCGCCGAACGGCAGGACGTGGACCTGGTCATGGGTATTCGGCAGGCCCGGCAGGATGGATTCTGGCTACGAAAACTGCCCAGTCAACTGGCCAATGCGCTGGTGCGTTGGGTGCTCAAAGCGCCTGTGCAGGACAATGGTTGCGGAATCAAACTATTCCGGGCCGAGCTGGCCAAATCCATCGGGCTCTACGGTGAAATGCACCGGTTTGTGGGGGTTCTGGCGTATCTGGAGGGCGCGCGCATTGTGCAGGTGCCTGTGCGGCATCATGCGCGCACCATTGGGCAATCGAAGTATGGTCTGAGTCGCACCTTCCGGGTGCTGAGCGATCTGATTTACCTGTACTTTCTGAAACGTTATCGGCACAAGCCTATGCACCTCTTTGGGGGGCTGAGTTTGTTGTTGGCGGTCGTGGGGGTACTGCTGTGGGTAGGCCAGGGGCTGGGCTTCCGGCCCGAATCGTTCAGCCCCGTAACACTCGGGGCGGTGGCTATACTGGGTAGCCTGCAACTGGCCGGTATGGGGTTACTGGCCGAGATGCAACTGCGCACCTACCACGAATCGCAGGGGAAAAAGCCGTATCGGGTCCGGCGGGTGTTCAGGGCTTCGGCCGGGTCAGGTCGGTCAGTCGCTGCCCCTGTTGCCGGCCCCATCGCAGCTGTTTGGCCTGCCCAATGA